Proteins from one Setaria italica strain Yugu1 chromosome V, Setaria_italica_v2.0, whole genome shotgun sequence genomic window:
- the LOC101754897 gene encoding myosin-17 isoform X6: MASMLNIVIGSHVWVEDKDLAWVDGEVFRIDGQNAHVRTTKGKTVIANISDIHPKDTEAPPGGVDDMTRLSYLHEPGVLDNLAVRYAKNIIYTYTGNILIAINPFQRLPNLVDSRTMEKYKGANLGDLDPHVFAIADVSYRQMINEGKSNSILVSGESGAGKTETTKLLMRYLAFLGGRSGTGERTVEQQVLESNPVLEAFGNAKTVRNNNSSRFGKFVEIQFDKSGKISGAAIRTYLLERSRVCQINSPERNYHCFYFLCAAPSEDLKKYKLGDPSSFHYLNQSACIKVDGINDAEEYLATRNAMYTVGITEQEQEAIFRVVAAVLHLGNINFAKGREVDSSVIKDDKSRFHLNTAGELLMCDCGKLENALINREINTPEGVITTTVGPNSATISRDGLAKQIYSRLFDWLVNRINASIGQDPDSNKLIGVLDIYGFESFKTNSFEQLCINFTNEKLQQHFNQNVFKMEQEEYTREQINWSYIEFVDNQDVLDLIEKKPGGIIALLDEACMFPKSTHETLSQKLYEKFKNHKRFTKPKLSRTAFTIQHYAGDVTYQSDQFLDKNKDYVVAEHQELLNASKCSFVSVLFPPATEENTKSSKSSIASRFKMQLHELMETLSSTEPHYIRCIKPNSVLKPAIFENTNVLQQLRCSGVLEAIRISCAGYPTRKLFHDFLHRFRVLAPEILKEKNDEKVACQKILDKIGLQGYQIGRTKVFLRAGQMAELDARRTEMRNNAARGVQSQYRTHVAREQFLVLRDASICLQSFVRARLACKQHEFLRQQAAALRIQKTTRWYFAWKTYCQLRLSAVTLQAGLRAMSARNEFNFRKRNKASVHIQSQWRCHRDYSNYMKLKRAALTYQCAWRRRVARKELRKLKMAARDTQALKVAKEKLEERVEELTSRLGLEKKLRADLEKSKEEEVSKLKVALHEMEQRVEEVKAMQEQESAKKAVEEALAQEREKISLLTTEIEGLKALLVAEREENDVAKKAHANALEMNEELNKKVSDADEKIKQFNDTVQRLEGTIREGETLLLTERQQNEAASATLAESQARNGALVSKLEDAVKQNDLLQETVQRFEEAMKNLESSLTFEKQQHEASLVELAEAREKIEELQREVGDTDEKSTLLQTAIQSLEERLREKEALLATERQESEATKKSLSESEDRNQELLMKTEVTEKEIAHFQETIQRHEENMAALETSLRSERQQNDAIMKQQADSQAEIGELQRKLEDADGRNKLLQDSLQRLEGNLGVTEALLLTEKEQNASTLKLLSEAQLRIEDLIKKLEGADRKSDSLQDTITRLEQEATAKEALLLTEKQAHEATRKTLSEVQERNEELLKNIHDNDKHILQLQFTIQRLEETTVANENLLLREREQNDATSKAHVESQEKYEELLKKFVDVDRKIDLLQGTIERLGENTTTKDALLLSERHEKDAVKKALTEADEKNEELLMKVEDANEKIEHLQTMIIKLEDNVAAKDVSLEAAMKENDTIRKSLTEAQERNDELLKKISDSEYRIHLLQDTVQKLQVDAISRLSSFVMEKQESDAAKRAVTEAHERNEDLLKRNEDLLKRNDDLIKKIEESSKIVIQLQEALQRIEGKAANLEAENQALRQQATATPPSTAKSPASRSKITRIHRSPENGHILNGDMRQTEMKPSTSTSEAITSAGNVPDSGDQKEFEHGEKLQRIPRQKYQPSHHQQPQDDQQWLLTCISQYLGFSGSKPVAALLIYQCLLHWKSFEAMKTGVFDSILHAINSATEAQNDMRTLAYWLSNLSTLTVLLQRSFKTTRTAISTPRRRFSSERIFHGNQAPNAGLAYLSGQSAVGSAGLLQVEAKYPALLFKQQLVDLIEKVYGMISDSVKKELNPLLELCIQDPRTSHSSLAKGHLNGMGQQNQLTHWLGIVKILTSYLDVLKANHVPSILVHKLFTQIFSLIDVQLFNRLLLRRECCSFSNGEYVRAGLAELKHWSDNATREFAGSAWEALRHIRQAVDFLVISLKPMRTLREIRTDVCPALSIQQLERIVSMYWDDVNGTNTISAEFTSSLKSAVREESNMATSFSILLDDDSSIPFSLDDITKTLPAIEVADDDLLPFVHENPSFAFLLQRGE, from the exons ATG GCTTCGATGCTAAACATTGTTATAGGCTCTCATGTATGGGTGGAAGATAAAGATTTAGCCTGGGTTGATGGTGAGGTATTCCGAATTGATGGTCAAAATGCCCATGTTCGCACAACCAAGGGGAAGACG GTCATTGCAAATATATCAGATATACACCCTAAAGACACAGAAGCACCACCTGGTGGAGTGGATGACATGACAAGGCTATCATACTTGCATGAGCCTGGAGTTTTAGATAACCTGGCTGTCAGATATGCAAAAAATATCATTTAT ACCTACACTGGCAATATTCTGATTGCAATAAATCCATTCCAAAGGCTGCCTAATCTGGTTGATTCCCGTACTATGGAAAAATACAAAGGTGCAAATCTTGGTGACCTGGATCCTCACGTATTTGCAATAGCTGATGTCTCTTACAG GCAAATGATAAATGAAGGAAAGAGTAACTCCATTTTGGTCAGTGGTGAAAGTGGTGCTGGTAAGACTGAAACTACAAAATTGCTGATGAGATATCTTGCATTCCTGGGTGGGCGATCTGGAACAGGAGAGAGGACAGTTGAACAACAAGTTTTAGAA TCTAATCCAGTCCTTGAAGCTTTTGGGAATGCGAAAACCGTTCGGAACAACAACTCAAG TCGATTTGGTAAATTTGTTGAAATCCAGTTTGACAAGAGCGGAAAGATATCTGGTGCTGCCATTAGGACTTACTTGCTTGAGAGATCTCGAGTCTGCCAAATTAATAGCCCAGAGAGAAACTACCATTGCTTTTACTTCCTGTGTGCCGCACCATCtgag GATCTTAAGAAGTATAAGCTTGGGGACCCATCTTCATTTCACTATCTCAACCAATCAGCTTGCATTAAAGTTGATGGAATCAATGATGCTGAGGAATATCTTGCAACAAGAAATGCAATGTATACCGTTGGCATCACTGAACAAGAACAG GAAGCTATATTCCGGGTTGTTGCTGCTGTGCTTCATCTTGGAAACATAAATTTTGCAAAAGGGAGAGAGGTTGATTCATCTGTAATAAAGGATGACAAATCTAGATTCCATCTTAATACAGCAGGAGAGCTCTTGAT GTGTGATTGTGGGAAGTTGGAGAATGCCTTGATAAATAGGGAAATTAATACACCAGAAGGAGTGATTACCACTACAGTTGGTCCGAATTCTGCTACTATTAGCCGGGATGGTTTAGCAAAGCAGATATACTCTCGATTATTTGACTG GCTTGTAAACAGAATAAATGCATCAATAGGACAAGACCCAGACTCGAACAAACTGATTGGGGTACTTGATATATATGGTTTTGAAAGTTTTAAAACCAACAG TTTTGAACAACTGTGCATCAATTTCACCAATGAAAAACTCCAGCAACATTTTAATCAG AATGTCTTCAAAATGGAACAAGAGGAATACACAAGGGAGCAGATTAATTGGAGTTACATAGAGTTTGTTGACAATCAAGATGTACTTGACTTGATTGAAAAG AAACCAGGTGGCATTATTGCACTTCTTGATGAAGCCTG CATGTTTCCAAAGTCCACACATGAGACATTGTCTCAAAAGCTGTATGAAAAGTTCAAGAACCACAAAAGGTTTACCAAACCAAAGCTTTCTCGGACTGCATTCACAATTCAACATTATGCTGGAGAT GTAACATATCAATCTGATCAATTCCTGGACAAGAACAAAGACTATGTGGTTGCAGAGCATCAAGAATTACTTAATGCTTCTAAGTGCTCTTTTGTATCAGTGTTATTTCCACCGGCAACAGAAGAGAACACAAAATCATCAAAGTCCTCGATCGCATCTCGCTTTAAG ATGCAACTTCACGAGCTCATGGAGACTTTGAGCTCTACAGAGCCACATTACATCAGATGTATAAAGCCAAATAGTGTCCTTAAGCCTGCTATTTTTGAGAACACTAATGTTCTTCAGCAGCTTCGATGCTCG GGTGTTCTTGAAGCCATTAGGATCAGCTGTGCTGGTTATCCCACGAGGAAACTATTCCATGATTTTCTACATCGCTTTCGTGTTCTTGCTCCTGAAATTCTGAAAGAGAA AAATGATGAAAAGGTCGCCTGCCAAAAGATTTTGGACAAAATAGGACTACAGGGTTATCAG ATAGGAAGAACTAAGGTATTCCTGAGGGCTGGTCAAATGGCTGAACTGGATGCTAGAAGAACAGAGATGCGAAATAATGCAGCAAGAGGCGTTCAAAGTCAATACCGTACCCATGTCGCTCGTGAGCAGTTCCTAGTACTACGAGACGCATCTATTTGTTTGCAGTCTTTTGTTAGAG CAAGATTGGCTTGTAAACAACATGAATTCCTGAGACAGCAAGCAGCAGCATTGAGAATTCAGAAAACCACCAGATGGTATTTTGCCTGGAAAACTTATTGCCAACTGCGCTTGTCAGCCGTTACATTGCAGGCAGGGCTAAGGGCCATGTCAGCTCGCAATGAATTCAACTTCAGAAAGAGAAATAAAGCTTCAGTCCATATCCAG TCCCAATGGCGCTGCCACAGAGATTACTCGAATTATATGAAGTTGAAGAGGGCAGCACTAACATATCAGTGTGCTTGGCGAAGAAGGGTTGCTAGGAAGGAGTTGCGGAAGCTCAAAATG GCTGCAAGAGATACACAAGCTCTAAAGGTGGCAAAAGAGAAACTTGAGGAACGTGTGGAAGAGCTAACAAGCCGCCTGGGCCTAGAGAAGAAACTAAGG GCTGATCTGGAGAAgtccaaagaagaagaagtttcAAAACTGAAGGTTGCTCTTCATGAGATGGAGCAGCGAGTTGAAGAAGTCAAAGCAAtgcaggaacaagaatcagctaAAAAGGCTGTTGAGGAAGCTCTAGCtcaagaaagagaaaagatCAGTTTGTTGACTACTGAAATTGAGGGCCTCAAG GCACTGCTAGTAGCTGAACGAGAGGAGAATGATGTAGCAAAGAAAGCACATGCCAATGCTCTGGAAATGAATGAAGAGTTAAATAAGAAAGTCAGTGATGCAGATGAAAAGATCAAGCAATTTAATGATACTGTACAGAG ACTAGAAGGGACTATAAGAGAAGGAGAGACCCTTTTGCTAACTGAAAGACAACAAAATGAAGCAGCTAGTGCTACACTTGCTGAATCTCAAGCAAGAAATGGAGCATTGGTAAGCAAGCTTGAAGATGCTGTCAAACAAAATGATCTCCTCCAGGAAACTGTTCAAAG ATTTGAAGAAGCCATGAAAAATCTGGAATCTTCTCTAACATTTGAGAAGCAACAGCACGAGGCAAGTTTGGTAGAACTAGCTGAAGCACGAGAAAAAATTGAAGAACTTCAAAGAGAAGTTGGGGACACTGATGAAAAATCCACCCTGCTTCAGACTGCTATACAAag CCTTGAAGAAAGATTAAGGGAGAAGGAGGCTCTATTGGCAACAGAAAGACAAGAAAGTGAAGCAACTAAAAAGTCGCTTAGTGAATCTGAGGATAGAAACCAGGAGTTACTCATGAAAACTGAAGTCACTGAAAAAGAAATTGCTCATTTCCAAGAAACTATCCAAAG ACATGAAGAAAATATGGCAGCACTGGAAACTTCGTTGAGATCTGAAAGGCAGCAAAATGATGCAATCATGAAACAACAAGCTGACTCTCAGGCGGAAATAGGAGAGCTGCAAAGGAAGCTTGAAGATGCTGATGGAAGAAACAAGCTTCTTCAAGATTCTTTACAGAG ACTTGAAGGCAATTTGGGAGTAACTGAAGCTTTATTGCTAACTGAAAAGGAACAGAATGCTTCTACTTTAAAATTACTTTCAGAAGCACAATTGAGAATTGAAGATTTAATAAAGAAACTTGAAGGTGCAGATAGAAAATCTGATAGCCTTCAGGATACAATAACAAG ACTTGAACAAGAGGCCACTGCCAAAGAGGCTTTATTGCTTACAGAAAAGCAGGCACATGAGGCAACAAGGAAGACTCTCAGTGAAGTTCAGGAAAGGAATGAAGAATTGCTGAAGAATATTCATGATAATGATAAACATATTCTTCAGCTTCAGTTTACTATACAGAG GCTTGAGGAAACTACAGTTGCGAATGAGAATTTGCTGTTGAGAGAGAGGGAGCAGAATGATGCAACATCAAAAGCGCACGTTGAGAGtcaagaaaaatatgaagaaTTACTAAAGAAATTTGTTGATGTTGACAGGAAAATTGACCTTCTTCAAGGTACCATAGAAAG GCTTGGAGAAAATACAACAACAAAGGATGCTCTGCTGCTATCAGAGAGGCATGAAAAGGATGCAGTTAAAAAAGCACTTACTGAGGCTGATGAGAAAAATGAAGAGTTACTGATGAAAGTTGAAGATGCTAATGAAAAAATTGAACACCTTCAAACTATGATTATTAA GCTTGAAGATAATGTAGCTGCAAAAGATGTTTCTTTGGAAGCTGCGATGAAGGAAAATGACACAATCAGGAAATCTCTTACTGAAGCTCAAGAGAGAAATGATGAATTACTCAAGAAAATTAGTGACAGTGAATACAGGATCCACTTACTTCAAGACACTGTACAAAA GCTTCAAGTAGATGCAATATCAAGATTGTCTTCTTTTGTAATGGAAAAACAAGAAAGTGATGCTGCAAAAAGAGCTGTTACTGAAGCTCATGAAAGAAATGAAGATTTACTGAAGAGAAATGAGGACCTCCTCAAGAGGAATGATGATTTGATTAAGAAAATTGAAGAGTCTAGTAAAATTGTCATTCAACTTCAGGAAGCTCTACAAAG AATTGAAGGAAAAGCAGCCAACTTAGAGGCTGAGAACCAAGCTCTTCGTCAACAAGCAACTGCAACTCCACCATCTACTGCTAAATCTCCAGCTTCACGCTCAAAGATCACAAGGATCCAT AGAAGTCCAGAGAATGGCCATATTTTGAACGGTGACATGAGGCAAACTGAGATGAAGCCGTCGACTAGCACATCAGAAGCAATAACATCAGCA GGCAATGTTCCTGACTCGGGTGACCAAAAGGAATTTGAACATGGAGAAAAACTGCAAAGAATACCAAGACAGAAATATCAG CCTTCCCATCACCAGCAGCCCCAGGACGATCAGCAGTGGTTACTCACCTGTATTTCACAATATCTTGGATTTTCTGGGAGCAAACCTGTTGCAGCTCTCCTTATATACCAATGTCTTCTCCATTGGAAATCATTTGAAGCAATGAAGACGGGTGTCTTTGACAGCATTTTGCATGCTATAAACTCAGCCACAGAG GCTCAAAATGATATGAGAACATTGGCGTATTGGTTGTCCAACTTGTCTACGTTAACAGTTCTCCTTCAACGGTCATTCAAAACTACTAGGACGGCAATCTCAACTCCAAGGAGAAGATTTTCATCAGAGCGGATCTTTCATGGAAATCAAGCTCCAAATGCTGGGCTGGCTTATCTCAGTGGACAATCAGCTGTTGGTTCTGCTGGATTGCTTCAAGTTGAAGCAAAATATCCAGCTTTGCTATTCAAACAGCAGCTTGTGGATCTAATTGAAAAGGTTTATGGTATGATAAGTGACAGTGTGAAGAAGGAGCTAAACCCTTTGCTTGAATTGTGTATACAG GATCCACGAACTTCTCACTCAAGTCTTGCAAAAGGCCATCTTAATGGCATGGGTCAACAGAACCAACTCACACACTGGTTGGGCATTGTGAAAATCCTCACTAGCTACTTGGATGTACTGAAGGCAAATCAT GTTCCATCAATTTTGGTGCACAAACTTTTCACTCAAATATTCTCACTGATTGATGTTCAACTATTTAACCG ATTACTTTTGCGGCGTGAGTGCTGTTCATTTAGTAACGGGGAATATGTCAGAGCTGGACTAGCTGAACTAAAACATTGGTCTGACAATGCTACTAGAGAG TTTGCAGGTTCAGCATGGGAGGCTTTGAGGCACATCAGACAAGCTGTCGATTTCCTG GTGATTTCTCTTAAGCCAATGAGGACATTAAGAGAGATACGCACTGATGTGTGCCCT GCCCTCAGCATACAACAGCTAGAGCGAATAGTTAGTATGTACTGGGATGATGTGAATGGTACAAACACTATTTCAGCAGAG TTTACATCGAGCTTGAAATCTGCTGTACGTGAGGAATCGAATATGGCCACAAGTTTTTCTATACTCCTAGATGATGATTCCAG TATACCTTTTTCACTTGATGATATTACAAAGACATTGCCAGCCATTGAGGTGGCTGATGATGACTTGCTGCCTTTTGTCCATGAAAACCCAAGCTTTGCGTTTTTATTGCAAAGAGGGGAGTAG